The proteins below are encoded in one region of Pithys albifrons albifrons isolate INPA30051 chromosome 25, PitAlb_v1, whole genome shotgun sequence:
- the LOC139682676 gene encoding feather keratin 1-like, with amino-acid sequence MSCYTPCLPCQPCGPTPLANSCNEPCVRQCQDSTVAIQPSPVVVTLPGPILSSFPQNTAVGSSTSAAVGSILSSQGVPINSGGFGLSGLGSGLCGRRCFPC; translated from the coding sequence ATGTCGTGCTACACCCcgtgcctgccctgccagccctgcggcCCGACCCCgctggccaacagctgcaatgagccctgtgtcaggcagtgccaggactcCACCGTGGCCATCCAGCCCTCCCCCGTGGTGGtgaccctgcccggccccatcctcagctccttccctcagaaCACCGCCGTGGGATCCTCCACCTCTGCTGCCgttggcagcatcctcagctctcAGGGAGTGCCCATCAACTCCGGGGGCTTTGGCCTCTCTGGCCTCGGCAGTGGCCTCTGTGGCAGGAGGTGCTTCCCCTGCTAA
- the LOC139682762 gene encoding feather keratin Cos1-2-like: MSLLENYCPHAVTVALGRCRSSIKVGPSPHCLIRSSQLHLLGDKVSASPAQDMSCYTPCLPCQPCGPTPLANSCNEPCVRQCQDSTVAIQPSPVVVTLPGPILSSFPQNTAVGSSTSAAVGSILSSQGVPINSGGFDLSGLGSGLCGRRCFPC; the protein is encoded by the exons ATGAGTCTGTTGGAAAATTACTGCCCTCATGCAGTGACAGTGGCCCTGGGGCGGTGCAGGAGCAGTATAAAAGTGGGTCCTTCTCCTCACTGTCTCATCCGCTCTTCTCAACTCCATCTCCTTGGAGACAAGGTGA GTGCATCTCCAGCCCAGGACATGTCGTGCTACACCCcgtgcctgccctgccagccctgcggcCCGACCCCActggccaacagctgcaatgagccctgtgtcaggcagtgccaggactcCACCGTGGCCATCCAGCCCTCCCCCGTGGTGGtgaccctgcccggccccatcctcagctccttccctcagaaCACCGCCGTGGGATCCTCCACCTCCGCTGCCgttggcagcatcctcagctctcAGGGAGTGCCCATCAACTCCGGGGGCTTTGACCTCTCTGGCCTCGGCAGTGGCCTCTGTGGCAGGAGGTGCTTCCCCTGCTAA